In the Cylindrospermopsis raciborskii Cr2010 genome, CCATCACAAATGGCACAAGCAGAAATTCCCCGACTCCAAAACTCCTTCTCACTGGGTAAACCTAGACGTTTAGCAGTTGCACCAGTCGCAATAATTAAACTATGGGTTTTCACCTCCCTCTCTGAAGAACTAACAATAAAAGGACGCTGACTCAAATTAACGGATATCACATCCTCTGTGTACAATTCTGCCCCCCAGCGTTCCGCTTGGGCTTTCATATTAGTCATTAAATCTGGTCCGGTGATTCCCTGGGGAAATCCCGGAAAATTTTCTACTTCCGTGGTTGGTTAAACTAAGCCAAAAGGTCACCCTCTTGACTCGTCTTCAGAACCGTGCATGAATTTTTCAATTCACACGGCTCCTCAATGGGGTGGGACTTGTCTTGTCTACCTAGCATACCGTCTTTAACAGCTTTTGCCTGGGGATGAATATTCTGTGTGCTTCCAGATCTTCTTAATTTCAAATCTTGGTGGATATGTTGGTGCTTCATCAGTTCGTAGGTTTTACCCCCCGAGTTCTGGTGACAAAATCTCCAACTCTCTCCCATTGACCAGTATTTTTTACTAATCCATCTCTTACCTTTTTGGTTGTGTCGTCGTCGTGACCAAGCTCTTAATTTAGATTGTAACTCAAAATCTACCTTGCTAAAAATGCGATCGCTTATTAGGGGAGAGTAGTATTTTGTCCAGCTTTCAATTAAGGGATTCAGCTTACTAATCAGCACTGATTGTTTAGCGGATCGGTGCTGGTCAATAATTGCTCCCAGGGACTTAGTATGGTGTTCTAGGCTTTCTTTACTAATAGAAATCAAAGTGCTATAGCTGGTGTTATAATGGTTTGACCCTGAATCAGAGTTTTGGGATAATTTGTCATGGGTGACAAACTGTCTAATATAAAACCCCAAAAAGTTACAACCCACATTTCCCTGATAATCATAGAGACTGTGGGAGACCCTGCTTCCTCCCGCTTTCAGCTGTAAACCCACTTCTGATAGCCATTGGGTAATAATATTCTGACACAGAATAATCACTTCCAATTCCTGATGTACCAGCACGAATCTACCTTTGTGCTTAACAAAGTGAGGAATTACATCACAGCCAAAACTAGTAGTATCAGCTATTAGACCAACCCAATTAATCCTCCGTTGCAATTCCCCTAAAGCTGCACCCAATAAAAGGGAACATAGGGAATGTGGGTGATTGAGAAAACCCAACTTCAACCATAATTTGATTTGTTTCCCCAGTAATGGAAAAGTATTAAGCTGCTTGAGGAAATATTCAGGGTTAACCCCCTGGAAACTTTCTTCCAACTCACCAACTAAAACATACTTAGGTTTTTTTACCACTTCCCTGCGAATAGACCTAATAGCATCATAACAAGAAATATCAGAATTAGCCTCGTGTAAACCCAAATTTAACTTTGCATCCCATTCTGGACTCATCGCCATACTAATAAGCAAAGTCAGAGCCTGGTTGTATATAGTAAACACAACCAAAGAAAGATTTTTCCTGACCAGTAGTGATTTGGCAATAACAGAGAGTTCCCTAGCCAAAACCAGTTTTTGTTCAGGAGAGAAAGATTTAGCACCCTGGTCCTGGGGAAATACCCCCTTCACCGCAATACATCTTGCTGACCAAGATTTAATTAACAGCTTCTGGAGCTTATGAACCGTTTTGACATCCCCACGCTGCGAGGCTTTGTATATTCTCTTTTGCAGCTTAAAAACATGACGTTCCAGTTTTTTCCAAGGAATTTCTTGCCAGTTTACATCTGACTCAATTTCCCCAGGAACTGGTCCATTGTTTTTCCATTCCATCCGCAAGTTATTTTGGGCCTTGGACATTTTTACTGCTACTTAAAACCATACATTCCAACCCATCGTGTCTACGTCAGCTTATCCTTTGGCTCTCCCAAAGGCCAATGCTTCTTAGACAATCCCTCCTACTATGTTGCTTGCGGTTAGCACCTACTCAAGTTTTCGACCTCAACTCAAGAGCTAACATAGAGGTTACTTCGTTCCTAATCTTCGTTTGGCGTTAGTTTTAGAACCTCTCTCTCCACCGGGTTACTTCCAGGGTGCAAGGTTGCAAATAATGAATTTTCCAACCCTTTTCACCATTCCCAATTTTAGGAAAAGCCTAATCCGCGTTGGCTTATTGGTCATTACGATGGTTCTGTCGAAAGTTTGACCCCTAGGTCTGTTCATGACTAACTGTGCTAGAAGGGATTCCCAGTCGGACTCTATAGGTTACCTCCGTTTATCCCCGCTTCATTAGTTTGATGGCTACTCTCTCCAATGGGGGATATGCTTTCACCCATGCACCTTAGGGGAAGGAATTACCTGATATTCAATAATGTTCAGGTTCACCTTCACGAAGATTAAGTTATCTGGGTTTATTCCACCCAGTGACCTATCCCTCAATCTTATTATTGGTTATGCAAGCTATAGCTGTTTTACAACTATTATTTGCACTCATAATCAGAATTGATTTCAGATCAACGAATCGCACTCATTAGTTGACCACCAGGTAAACCACCTGTTGCAAATCCTTCAAACACAATCGGTTTTAAATTGGCTCTCCCAGCATAAATAGCTGCTGTATATCCAGCTGGTCCAGAACCAATAATCACTAGATTTTCTACGTTTTCTACTGTGGACTTGGTCATATTTTTATCCCAACTCATATTGACTACACTCTACTGAATATAGTATAACAGAATGATGCCTGTGCCCAACCTCTTGTATCAAAAGTAAGCTTAAATTTTAACGGTTATGTGAACCATTGATAATATTACTCTATATCATAAAATTTTCCTTGGCTTCAATAACAGAAAATTACCCACATTCCTTTTGGTTTTTGGTATAAATAAATCAGAATGATATTACCAACAAGCTACCATGAAAACTAAACTCCAGGTTAAACTACTCCAGTATATCCTGATTAGGGACAAAACAGCTCAAGGTTTTACTCTGCTAGAACTACTAGTGGTTATTGTCATTATTGGTATACTGTCCGCGATCGCCTTGCCCTCTTTTTTTACCCAAGCCAACAAAGCTAAGGAATCAGAGGCTAAAACCTATGTCAGTTCCTTTAATAAAGCTCAAACCCTATACAGGCTAGAAAATACCGGGTTTGCTACCACTCTTAATCAGTTATCAATTACCGTTCCCGCATCCACAGATTTTTACAACTACACGATTGGAGGGAGTGGTACTATTACCAACCTTACAGCAAGTACTAAAGACCCTAACTCCCTCAAAGGGTTTAGTGGTGGAGTAACCATATTGTCAGGAAGCGGACAAACCCAGTCTGTTGCCTGTCAAACTGAACAAGTGCAGCAAGTTCACCCTGTTGTTGTTCCCATTCTGGATTCTACCCAAGCCAAATGCGATGACACAAAAAATATGACCGCCATGAAATAATCAAATAAATTATAGCCTGAGCCAGAAAGTTTAGTACTGACTAGTCGTTCTGGCTCTCCCTTTTATTGATCGAGCGTAAAACCCCAACGCCCCCATGGGTTAGCCATCCTCATAAATAATCGTGCCTCCCTACTTGGCTGGTGGTAGTAATTACCGTACAAAAGCTAAAGATTCTCAATTTGAGGGAATATTGTATGATATGCTATGAGAGTTAAAACCAAAACTTAACCATAAAGTTAAATGTTGCACGGTAGAAAAATCGCCAACACTGCATTATTTTTCTCTTGACCAAAATAATCAGATAGTTTACAATGGTATGTTAGTTATCAGGAGTTAACCTTGAAACTATTAAGTGACTGTTAAAATCAACGACAATGCTAAAACAAATCCCTAGCAAAATCAGCACAAGTTGTTCAAATCAGTCTAAAACGGTCCTCCATGGACTCCTCAACAAACCTCTGTCTACCGCAAGCAAGAAAGCTCAAACACATAGCTTTGTATAAGTTTGAAAACGTCAAATGTTGCACAGTTTTAACTGAGCATTTACTTCAATAAAATCTGAACACAATCCTGGTTATGACTCAACAAGTGATTCACCACATGGTGAAATTGCAGCGTAATGTTCAATCATTAGTAGAATCGAATATTATCAAGCCCAGCGACAGTATATGGAAGATTGCCTTTCTATATGCTGACGAATGGAAATATTGGAAACAAGAGCTACTAGACTTTGGTTTTAGTATGCAAGATCCCATCGGGGATCTATTAGCAGTAGAAACCTGGGACGAAGATTAAAGCCACAATCAACATTCCAACAGTGCTTGAGCCAAATCCTGAGCACTTTGAAAACGGTCCCCCGGTAGTGGTTCGGTCACTCTCTCAATCACCTTCTGAATTTTTGGTGTAATGGTCGGAACGTTTTGGACATCAAAAC is a window encoding:
- a CDS encoding DUF4327 family protein, producing the protein MTQQVIHHMVKLQRNVQSLVESNIIKPSDSIWKIAFLYADEWKYWKQELLDFGFSMQDPIGDLLAVETWDED
- a CDS encoding reverse transcriptase N-terminal domain-containing protein; the protein is MSKAQNNLRMEWKNNGPVPGEIESDVNWQEIPWKKLERHVFKLQKRIYKASQRGDVKTVHKLQKLLIKSWSARCIAVKGVFPQDQGAKSFSPEQKLVLARELSVIAKSLLVRKNLSLVVFTIYNQALTLLISMAMSPEWDAKLNLGLHEANSDISCYDAIRSIRREVVKKPKYVLVGELEESFQGVNPEYFLKQLNTFPLLGKQIKLWLKLGFLNHPHSLCSLLLGAALGELQRRINWVGLIADTTSFGCDVIPHFVKHKGRFVLVHQELEVIILCQNIITQWLSEVGLQLKAGGSRVSHSLYDYQGNVGCNFLGFYIRQFVTHDKLSQNSDSGSNHYNTSYSTLISISKESLEHHTKSLGAIIDQHRSAKQSVLISKLNPLIESWTKYYSPLISDRIFSKVDFELQSKLRAWSRRRHNQKGKRWISKKYWSMGESWRFCHQNSGGKTYELMKHQHIHQDLKLRRSGSTQNIHPQAKAVKDGMLGRQDKSHPIEEPCELKNSCTVLKTSQEGDLLA
- a CDS encoding type IV pilin protein — encoded protein: MKTKLQVKLLQYILIRDKTAQGFTLLELLVVIVIIGILSAIALPSFFTQANKAKESEAKTYVSSFNKAQTLYRLENTGFATTLNQLSITVPASTDFYNYTIGGSGTITNLTASTKDPNSLKGFSGGVTILSGSGQTQSVACQTEQVQQVHPVVVPILDSTQAKCDDTKNMTAMK